One part of the Mesomycoplasma conjunctivae genome encodes these proteins:
- a CDS encoding glycosyltransferase family 4 protein, giving the protein MHIAIFTEHFLPKIGGTEIAIVNLAKAMIRLGHKVSVFVSKGLTLKHYEFVDKDGDIQIEKRFVKLASFLYTKRFLKYCQDIKVDLIHCHSIVLLTFVLKTIKIAKIIKVRHILTLHTDLITNLLIYTKSRLVLKIYNKILSKIFAKTDIVSQVSSTPLKSFNKYGVKTSNNFVIVRNGVNFHKISQSEKEKLQEYFYNKFPHFRGKKIISMVARASKVKNTNFALRSLAKLKNVYPNFVFIFAGGGSYLKVIKRQASRLGLNSHVFFPGSLKKEELFELFSVTNIHFFPSFFDTDGLVVNEAAAFNIPSVVIENTGASERFVNNESAFIIKDSTQAASDKILEIIDDSHLLNAVGKKAYSCYQSWDEIAQQYILLATKM; this is encoded by the coding sequence ATGCATATAGCAATTTTTACTGAGCATTTTTTACCAAAAATAGGTGGAACTGAAATAGCCATTGTCAATCTAGCAAAGGCAATGATAAGATTGGGTCACAAAGTTAGTGTTTTTGTATCTAAAGGTTTAACACTTAAACATTACGAATTTGTTGACAAAGATGGTGATATTCAAATTGAGAAAAGATTTGTCAAATTAGCAAGCTTTTTATACACAAAGCGATTTCTTAAATATTGTCAAGATATAAAAGTTGATTTAATTCATTGTCATTCAATTGTTTTGTTAACATTTGTCTTAAAAACAATCAAAATTGCTAAAATTATTAAAGTTAGACACATTTTAACCTTACACACAGATTTGATAACAAATCTATTAATTTATACAAAATCACGACTAGTATTAAAAATTTATAATAAAATTTTGAGCAAGATTTTTGCAAAAACAGACATTGTTAGTCAGGTCTCATCAACTCCACTGAAATCTTTTAATAAATACGGTGTAAAGACTAGCAATAATTTTGTTATTGTCCGCAATGGAGTAAATTTTCATAAGATTAGCCAATCAGAAAAAGAAAAATTACAAGAGTATTTTTATAATAAATTCCCACATTTTCGTGGTAAAAAAATAATATCGATGGTTGCAAGAGCTTCAAAAGTTAAAAATACTAATTTTGCACTTAGAAGTTTGGCAAAACTAAAAAATGTTTATCCTAATTTTGTCTTCATATTTGCAGGTGGTGGATCATATTTAAAAGTGATCAAACGTCAAGCTAGCCGCTTAGGTTTAAATTCACATGTGTTTTTTCCAGGTAGTCTTAAAAAAGAAGAATTATTTGAATTATTTAGTGTGACAAATATTCATTTTTTCCCTTCATTTTTCGATACTGATGGATTAGTAGTTAACGAAGCTGCCGCTTTTAATATCCCATCAGTTGTCATTGAGAACACAGGTGCTTCCGAGCGATTTGTTAATAATGAAAGTGCTTTTATTATAAAAGATAGTACTCAAGCAGCATCAGACAAAATTCTTGAAATCATAGATGATAGCCACTTGTTAAATGCAGTTGGCAAAAAAGCTTATAGTTGCTATCAAAGTTGAGATGAAATTGCACAGCAATACATTTTATTAGCTACAAAAATGTAG